One region of Dokdonia sp. 4H-3-7-5 genomic DNA includes:
- a CDS encoding response regulator has product MMAQTPSQDIENYQSITLDLAAIQLQNQEYKSAIQTLDDVLKRAQKQDDKNKQYSGYSILGNVYLSLQDTVKSRDVFEKALVIAQELKNDTLLASSYNDLGKLYASSEGYQDKAINYLQKNIQLIEKFDGSDKSLGARINLATLYLKQENFDEAYPALMQAKFASLRDSLDRKSRARVLTLLGRYYTSSKQETLAEDAFMEAIEISFSEGLVAEEEEAQKQLAKFYESNKNFEAAYYHSQRQLQLANEVFKNESQKELQVASAQFYSRENERDLEIATKEKELLDQVAESSLKTTTALLFASSILLVALFIIFTLYRARKQNLLRLREKNKQLEKAKNDAEELSKLKTQFFSTISHELRTPLYGVIGIASILLEDTEVNKHRHDLRSLKFSADYLLALINDVLLMSKMEAKNIKLEHTPFKLNTLLRSITHSFEFSLEQNNNKLHLEIDKDLPNQLVGDSVRLSQILMNLIGNAIKFNENGNIWVRIKKESITADGLYRTAFNIEDDGMGIPKNSQQSIFEEFSQVENKNYNYQGTGLGLPIVKKLLALYDSDITLVSEEGNGATFSFVINLEKATGIASVGQQQIDTIESIHTLQGTHLLVVDDNRINQKITQKLLENKGFSCDLASDGIEAVRMAQNGMYDLILMDIHMPKKDGIEATKDIRKFNTSIPIVALTAVEIDEIRHKIYKAGMDDILVKPYDVSLFLSVILRNIKNKKAQTILPTGEELLN; this is encoded by the coding sequence ATGATGGCACAAACGCCGTCTCAAGACATAGAAAATTATCAGAGCATTACATTAGATCTCGCTGCTATCCAATTGCAGAATCAGGAGTATAAAAGCGCTATCCAGACCCTAGATGATGTTCTAAAAAGAGCACAAAAACAAGATGATAAAAACAAGCAGTATAGTGGTTACTCCATTCTAGGCAACGTGTATTTGTCATTGCAAGACACGGTAAAATCACGAGATGTTTTTGAAAAAGCACTTGTGATAGCACAAGAACTTAAAAATGATACACTACTAGCATCTTCTTACAATGATTTAGGAAAGTTATACGCATCTTCTGAGGGGTATCAAGACAAGGCGATTAACTACTTGCAGAAAAATATCCAGTTAATAGAAAAATTTGATGGCTCAGATAAGTCACTTGGCGCGCGCATAAACCTCGCTACACTGTATTTAAAGCAAGAAAATTTTGACGAAGCATACCCTGCTTTAATGCAAGCTAAATTTGCAAGTTTAAGAGATTCCTTAGACCGTAAAAGCCGCGCAAGAGTGCTCACATTACTAGGAAGATATTACACTAGTAGTAAACAAGAAACGCTCGCCGAAGACGCTTTTATGGAAGCGATAGAAATCAGTTTTTCAGAAGGCCTAGTTGCCGAAGAGGAGGAAGCTCAAAAGCAACTTGCAAAATTTTATGAAAGCAATAAAAATTTTGAGGCGGCATACTACCACTCACAACGACAGTTACAGCTAGCAAATGAGGTTTTTAAAAATGAAAGCCAGAAGGAATTGCAGGTTGCAAGCGCACAGTTTTACTCTCGAGAAAATGAACGTGACCTTGAGATAGCCACAAAAGAAAAAGAATTATTGGATCAAGTAGCCGAGAGTTCGCTTAAAACTACAACGGCGCTTCTTTTTGCTTCATCCATACTACTTGTGGCGCTTTTTATAATTTTCACATTGTATCGAGCACGCAAGCAAAACTTATTACGCTTACGCGAAAAAAATAAGCAACTAGAAAAAGCAAAGAATGACGCCGAAGAACTTTCTAAACTTAAAACTCAATTCTTCTCAACAATTAGCCATGAGCTGCGTACACCGCTTTATGGAGTGATAGGGATTGCCTCAATCCTACTTGAAGATACAGAGGTAAACAAGCATAGGCATGATTTGAGATCGCTTAAATTCTCGGCAGATTATCTGCTCGCACTCATTAACGATGTGCTTCTTATGAGTAAAATGGAAGCAAAAAATATTAAGCTCGAGCATACACCTTTTAAACTTAATACACTTTTAAGGAGTATCACGCATTCATTTGAATTTAGTCTAGAGCAAAATAATAATAAATTACATTTAGAGATTGATAAAGACCTTCCTAACCAACTTGTAGGAGACTCAGTAAGGCTTTCTCAAATTTTAATGAATCTCATAGGGAATGCCATTAAATTTAATGAAAATGGAAATATATGGGTTCGTATAAAAAAGGAGTCTATTACCGCAGATGGGCTATATAGAACAGCATTTAACATAGAAGATGATGGGATGGGAATTCCAAAAAATAGCCAGCAAAGTATTTTTGAAGAGTTCTCTCAGGTAGAAAATAAAAACTACAATTATCAAGGTACTGGTTTAGGTTTACCTATTGTGAAGAAACTACTAGCGCTTTACGATAGCGATATTACGTTAGTAAGCGAAGAAGGAAATGGAGCAACTTTCTCATTTGTAATTAACCTAGAGAAAGCCACGGGAATAGCTTCTGTAGGGCAACAACAAATTGATACAATAGAGAGTATACACACACTTCAGGGAACACATCTCTTAGTGGTAGATGATAACCGTATTAATCAAAAGATTACTCAAAAACTACTTGAAAATAAAGGGTTTTCATGCGATCTCGCTAGCGATGGTATAGAGGCAGTAAGGATGGCTCAAAACGGAATGTATGACTTAATTCTTATGGACATTCACATGCCTAAAAAAGATGGTATTGAGGCAACTAAGGATATTAGAAAATTTAATACGAGTATACCAATAGTCGCACTTACAGCCGTAGAGATAGATGAAATACGCCATAAAATCTACAAAGCCGGTATGGATGACATACTAGTAAAGCCTTATGATGTATCTCTATTCTTAAGTGTGATACTTCGTAACATAAAAAACAAAAAGGCACAAACAATTTTACCTACTGGAGAAGAGCTTCTAAATTGA
- a CDS encoding methylated-DNA--[protein]-cysteine S-methyltransferase: MEHAIIATPIGLLELKASSDGLSSVLFIETDALPTTIIPKVLDDAVAQLLEYFAGERTTFSLKLDPSGTDFQRRVWRELEAIPFGKTTSYLAMAKQLGDPKVIRAAASANGKNPISIIIPCHRVIGSDGSLTGYAGGLHRKKWLLEHESPVTQGSLF, from the coding sequence ATGGAACACGCAATTATAGCCACACCTATAGGATTATTAGAGTTAAAAGCCTCTAGCGATGGCCTGAGTTCTGTATTATTTATAGAAACAGATGCGTTACCCACTACGATAATTCCAAAAGTACTTGATGATGCTGTAGCCCAACTTCTAGAATACTTTGCTGGAGAACGCACTACTTTTTCCCTCAAGCTCGATCCGTCAGGTACAGATTTTCAACGTCGAGTTTGGAGAGAGTTAGAGGCTATACCATTTGGAAAAACAACCTCGTATCTAGCGATGGCAAAACAGCTAGGCGACCCTAAAGTAATACGTGCAGCAGCAAGCGCAAATGGTAAGAACCCCATTTCTATAATCATTCCTTGTCATCGCGTGATAGGCAGCGATGGCTCTCTAACGGGTTATGCTGGCGGATTACATCGTAAAAAATGGCTGCTTGAACATGAAAGTCCCGTTACTCAGGGTTCGTTGTTTTGA
- a CDS encoding serine hydrolase domain-containing protein: MKYLKKTIKGLVLIFALIVAGLYITDYDYILKGVRVVYMTGHTTAYIDDYPSFENDIIQNGTVQPWEQHDAYNTINATSELTEINDELGTVAFLIIKNDSIVYEKYEEDYSPSSQTNSFSMAKSITSAMLGKAIKDGFIKDLNQPVGDFFPQFSDSAMTVGDLSSMASGLNWNESYTSPFSLTARSYYDDNLAETILNLKVTETPGQSVKYLSGNTQLLGMVIQEAIGQPLAQYLSQNFWKPMGMEQNALWQVDDKNNRLAKTYCCIASNARDFARFGKLYMNQGKWNGKQILDPKFVSTSITPRFQEDDHYGYGFWLSNYRDKKIFAMRGILGQYVITIPEDNLIIVRLGHKRGAFTPRASFTQDFYDYIDATYEMTQSLQ, translated from the coding sequence ATGAAATATTTAAAGAAAACAATTAAAGGTCTCGTCCTAATATTCGCACTTATCGTGGCTGGCTTATATATTACTGATTATGATTACATCCTAAAAGGGGTACGAGTGGTATATATGACAGGCCACACAACTGCTTATATAGATGATTATCCTAGTTTTGAAAATGACATTATACAAAATGGTACTGTACAACCATGGGAGCAGCATGATGCCTATAACACCATAAATGCTACTAGCGAGCTTACTGAAATTAATGATGAGTTAGGTACAGTTGCTTTCCTTATCATTAAAAATGACAGCATCGTATATGAAAAATACGAAGAAGATTATAGCCCTAGCTCTCAAACAAATTCCTTCTCAATGGCAAAAAGTATTACAAGTGCTATGCTGGGAAAGGCAATAAAAGATGGCTTTATAAAAGATCTTAATCAACCAGTGGGTGATTTTTTTCCTCAATTTTCAGATAGCGCAATGACAGTGGGTGACCTATCTTCCATGGCCTCTGGTCTTAACTGGAATGAAAGTTATACAAGCCCATTCAGTCTTACTGCAAGGTCTTATTATGATGATAATCTCGCCGAAACAATTCTTAATCTTAAAGTCACTGAAACCCCAGGTCAGTCTGTAAAATATTTAAGTGGCAATACACAATTACTTGGGATGGTTATTCAGGAAGCTATAGGGCAGCCACTAGCTCAGTATCTCTCTCAAAATTTCTGGAAACCTATGGGAATGGAACAAAACGCGCTATGGCAAGTAGATGATAAAAACAATAGACTTGCAAAAACATATTGCTGTATAGCCAGTAATGCGCGAGATTTTGCTCGTTTTGGAAAATTATATATGAATCAAGGAAAATGGAATGGCAAACAAATATTAGACCCAAAGTTTGTATCTACTAGTATAACCCCACGATTTCAAGAGGATGATCATTATGGTTATGGATTTTGGCTAAGTAATTACAGGGATAAAAAAATATTTGCAATGCGTGGGATTTTAGGTCAATATGTAATCACGATTCCCGAAGACAACCTAATCATTGTAAGATTAGGGCATAAGCGAGGAGCATTTACCCCTAGGGCATCATTTACGCAAGACTTTTATGATTACATTGATGCTACTTATGAGATGACTCAAAGCTTACAGTAA
- a CDS encoding 3'-5' exonuclease: MIDTLQLEHILFLDIETVPQHASYDDLDETEKFLYADKTKYLRKDEHTPETFYERAGIWAEFGKIVCISVGYFNASVAGKRFRTTSFAGDDEAILLNDFKTLLETHFNGKHHLLCAHNGKEFDFPYIARRMIINGVTLPHKLNLFGKKPWEIPHIDTLDLWKFGDYKHYTSLKLLTKILGIPSPKDDIDGSQVRAVYYEEKDIKRIVVYCEKDTVAVAQIVLRLRNEKLLEESEIISV, from the coding sequence ATGATAGATACGCTACAACTAGAACATATTCTTTTTCTTGATATTGAGACTGTACCTCAGCATGCTTCTTATGATGATCTTGATGAAACTGAAAAGTTCCTTTATGCAGATAAAACAAAGTATTTGCGCAAAGATGAGCACACTCCAGAGACTTTTTATGAACGCGCTGGGATATGGGCAGAGTTTGGAAAAATCGTGTGTATTTCTGTAGGTTATTTTAACGCTAGTGTAGCAGGCAAGAGATTTAGAACCACCTCTTTTGCCGGAGATGATGAAGCAATTCTCCTCAATGATTTTAAAACCTTACTAGAAACGCATTTTAATGGCAAGCATCACCTTCTTTGCGCCCATAATGGTAAGGAGTTTGACTTTCCATATATCGCTCGTAGGATGATTATAAATGGCGTTACATTGCCTCATAAGCTTAACCTCTTTGGGAAAAAACCTTGGGAGATACCTCACATTGACACCTTAGATTTATGGAAGTTTGGAGATTATAAACACTACACTTCTTTAAAACTGCTCACAAAAATTCTCGGTATTCCTTCTCCCAAGGATGACATAGATGGCAGCCAGGTAAGGGCAGTTTATTACGAAGAAAAGGATATCAAACGTATTGTAGTATATTGTGAAAAAGATACCGTTGCTGTTGCTCAAATTGTATTGAGGCTGCGCAACGAGAAACTACTCGAAGAGAGTGAAATCATTTCTGTATAA
- a CDS encoding gliding motility protein GldL, which translates to MKVKHILTIFILGLICTVLGALFKVMHWPLAPGLLSGGTFLQVIAGILGIWKIYTTEAFKKFLNK; encoded by the coding sequence ATGAAGGTAAAACACATTTTAACCATATTTATTCTAGGGCTCATTTGCACTGTATTAGGTGCTCTATTTAAGGTTATGCACTGGCCATTAGCACCAGGATTATTAAGTGGCGGTACGTTTTTACAGGTCATTGCAGGAATACTAGGTATCTGGAAAATATACACCACAGAAGCATTTAAGAAATTTCTCAATAAGTGA
- a CDS encoding M36 family metallopeptidase, whose translation MKKIYSFFLMTILLGTAVYAQTSVDGIVQNYLSSNAEEVGLKSTDVAQWKITDIVPSLNPEIQHVYVKQMYQGIPVQNGTYKLTVRDGKVTYEINQFAKDVAQKAAGASLSLSPENAILKVVNAHSLKTPSNLGVTKSSGNLLEYANSGISLEPIKVEKTYLAIGDKMHLTWNVSLYQLDAQHWWNVNVDASTGEILKTTDWVISCSFEDPNHTEHGHTTTEEPVVNYGPRSATEASYTAAAVGGGSYNVFPLGIESPSHGNRVVVTDPANANASPYGWHDTNGSAGAEFTTTRGNNVLAQDDTNGNNGTGTSPNGGSALNFDFSLNLNNTPSTFLPAATTNLFYWNNIMHDVWYQYGFTEAAGNFQENNYGKGGAGSDSVNADAQDGSGTNNANFATPPDGQNPRMQMFLFTNPTRDGDFDNVIIAHEYGHGISTRLVGGPGTNALGGSEQMGEGWSDWLGMVMTIRPGDTRDTARGVGTYAIGQPTTGAGIRPTRYATDFAVNGTTYSDVPGLVAPHGVGYGFATILWDMTWDLIDQEGYDPNQYSGNGGNNIAMSLVIEGLKNTANNPGYVSGRNGILQADQDLYGGQFNCLIWDAFARRGVGVDAVENSNGGTNTNSDQVVSFTSGCSGPPAPVSCTSTVASFPYAEGFENTIGAWSQDTSDNIDWTVNSSGTPSSGTGPAAANEGSFYIYVEASGDGAGFPTKTATLNSPCFDLTGVNGAEVTFSYQMTGSAVGTVRLEGRDDATQTWDELWVQSGDKGAAWLDATVSLASYDGATQLRFRATTGTSWQGDIAIDGFAIDGTAPADTQAPTAPTNLAVTDVTTTSVALSWTAATDNVAVTAYDVFQGTNNLGEVTATSANITGLVEGTTYQFTVRAKDEAGNISGNSNTVSATTDTTAPPSGCVGTASAPYSESFESGLGQWSQATGDDINWTRDASGTPSSGTGPASGADGSFYLYVEASGNGTGFPNKRAIINSPCFDLTGETEANFTFDYHMFGSTDGGRIDLEASADGGTTWTSLWNQTGNQGNQWNAVTINLDGYTGGTVQLRFNRITGSTWQSDVAIDNVVLSAGGGGGDTGAPSGYCASNGNNTNDEYIQRVQIGSINNATGASAGGYGDFTSLSTTLGSSNTITITPRWTGTVYNEGYAVFVDWNRDGDFTDAGEIVYTRAATSATPITGTFSVPSGASQGATRMRVSMKYNGIPTACESFQYGEVEDYIVNVVSSAGFGANDAQSSLTEAAGSGEFSIFPNPVTRGELSINLNGTEATAVTIYNLLGQVVHKGNFENTLDVSRLETGVYILEVETATTKMVKRFIKK comes from the coding sequence ATGAAGAAAATCTACTCCTTTTTCCTAATGACTATTCTATTAGGAACCGCCGTTTATGCACAGACCAGTGTGGACGGAATCGTCCAAAATTATCTAAGTAGCAATGCAGAAGAAGTTGGCTTGAAGTCTACAGACGTTGCTCAATGGAAAATTACTGATATTGTTCCTTCTCTCAATCCTGAAATACAGCACGTTTATGTAAAACAAATGTATCAAGGTATTCCAGTACAAAACGGAACATACAAACTCACCGTAAGAGATGGTAAAGTTACCTACGAGATAAACCAGTTTGCAAAAGATGTTGCTCAAAAAGCTGCTGGAGCATCACTTTCACTGTCTCCAGAAAACGCAATCTTAAAGGTTGTGAATGCTCATAGTCTTAAGACACCAAGCAATCTAGGAGTTACAAAATCTTCTGGTAATCTTCTTGAATATGCAAATTCTGGAATAAGCTTAGAGCCTATTAAAGTAGAAAAAACATACCTAGCAATAGGTGATAAAATGCACCTTACTTGGAATGTATCTCTTTACCAACTTGACGCGCAACACTGGTGGAATGTAAATGTAGATGCATCTACAGGAGAAATCCTTAAAACCACAGACTGGGTGATTTCTTGTTCTTTTGAAGATCCTAATCACACAGAGCATGGTCATACAACTACAGAAGAGCCAGTAGTAAATTATGGGCCGCGCAGTGCTACTGAAGCGAGCTATACCGCAGCTGCAGTAGGTGGTGGTTCTTATAACGTATTTCCGCTAGGGATTGAAAGCCCTAGTCACGGTAACCGTGTGGTAGTTACAGATCCAGCAAATGCTAATGCATCTCCTTATGGATGGCACGACACAAACGGATCTGCTGGTGCAGAGTTTACAACAACGCGTGGTAATAATGTACTCGCGCAAGATGATACTAATGGTAATAATGGAACAGGTACAAGTCCTAATGGAGGAAGTGCTCTTAACTTTGATTTTAGCCTTAATTTAAATAACACTCCATCTACTTTCTTACCAGCAGCTACTACAAACTTATTTTACTGGAATAATATCATGCATGATGTATGGTACCAATATGGTTTTACAGAGGCGGCAGGTAATTTTCAAGAAAATAACTATGGTAAAGGCGGAGCAGGAAGTGATTCTGTAAATGCAGATGCTCAAGACGGCAGTGGGACTAACAATGCAAACTTTGCAACACCACCAGATGGTCAAAACCCTAGAATGCAAATGTTTTTATTCACAAATCCTACCCGTGATGGTGATTTTGACAACGTAATTATTGCACATGAGTACGGTCATGGTATTTCTACACGTCTCGTAGGAGGACCTGGTACAAACGCATTAGGAGGTTCTGAACAAATGGGTGAAGGATGGTCAGACTGGTTAGGTATGGTAATGACTATACGTCCAGGAGATACGAGAGATACCGCTAGAGGAGTAGGAACCTATGCAATAGGACAGCCTACAACAGGGGCAGGAATACGTCCTACGAGGTATGCTACAGACTTTGCTGTTAATGGAACAACATACAGTGACGTTCCGGGATTAGTAGCACCACACGGAGTGGGATATGGTTTTGCAACTATTCTTTGGGACATGACTTGGGATCTTATTGATCAAGAAGGATATGACCCTAATCAATATAGTGGTAATGGAGGTAATAACATCGCAATGTCACTTGTAATAGAAGGACTTAAAAACACTGCAAATAATCCAGGATATGTTTCTGGTCGTAATGGAATCCTACAAGCAGACCAAGATCTTTACGGAGGTCAGTTCAACTGTTTAATATGGGATGCTTTTGCTAGACGCGGAGTAGGTGTAGATGCCGTAGAAAATAGCAACGGAGGAACAAACACAAATTCAGATCAGGTAGTATCATTTACAAGTGGATGTTCTGGACCACCAGCGCCAGTATCTTGTACTAGTACCGTAGCGTCGTTCCCGTATGCTGAAGGTTTTGAAAACACAATTGGAGCTTGGTCTCAAGACACATCAGATAATATTGACTGGACAGTAAACTCATCTGGCACGCCATCTTCTGGTACAGGACCAGCAGCTGCAAATGAGGGATCATTTTACATCTATGTAGAAGCATCTGGTGACGGTGCAGGATTTCCAACTAAGACAGCAACTTTAAATTCTCCTTGTTTTGATCTTACAGGAGTAAACGGAGCAGAAGTAACATTTAGTTACCAGATGACAGGTAGTGCTGTTGGGACTGTACGTCTTGAAGGAAGAGATGATGCAACGCAAACATGGGATGAATTATGGGTGCAATCTGGAGATAAAGGAGCGGCTTGGCTAGATGCAACCGTAAGTCTTGCATCTTATGATGGAGCCACACAATTACGTTTCCGTGCTACTACTGGAACTTCATGGCAGGGTGATATTGCTATTGATGGCTTTGCTATTGATGGTACTGCTCCGGCAGATACTCAAGCACCTACTGCGCCTACTAATCTTGCAGTAACAGATGTTACTACAACATCTGTAGCTTTATCATGGACAGCAGCTACAGATAATGTGGCAGTAACGGCATATGATGTCTTCCAAGGAACTAATAACCTAGGAGAAGTAACAGCTACTTCTGCAAACATAACTGGATTAGTAGAAGGAACTACGTATCAATTTACGGTTCGCGCCAAAGATGAAGCAGGTAATATCTCAGGAAATAGTAACACCGTAAGTGCGACAACTGATACTACTGCACCACCTAGTGGATGTGTAGGTACAGCAAGTGCTCCATATAGTGAGAGTTTTGAGTCAGGACTAGGTCAGTGGTCACAAGCTACAGGAGATGATATAAACTGGACACGCGATGCTTCAGGAACCCCTTCAAGTGGAACAGGGCCAGCATCTGGAGCTGATGGGTCTTTCTATTTATATGTAGAAGCTTCTGGTAACGGAACAGGTTTCCCTAACAAAAGAGCGATTATAAACTCACCTTGTTTTGATCTAACAGGAGAAACAGAAGCAAACTTTACATTTGATTATCACATGTTTGGATCAACAGACGGTGGTCGTATAGATCTTGAAGCAAGTGCAGATGGAGGTACGACATGGACAAGCCTTTGGAACCAAACTGGAAACCAAGGTAACCAGTGGAATGCTGTAACAATCAATCTTGATGGATACACTGGCGGAACAGTGCAATTACGTTTCAACCGTATTACTGGAAGTACATGGCAATCTGACGTTGCTATTGATAATGTAGTACTATCTGCCGGAGGTGGAGGAGGTGACACAGGTGCGCCATCTGGATACTGTGCATCAAATGGAAATAATACCAATGATGAGTATATACAACGTGTACAAATAGGAAGTATTAATAATGCAACCGGAGCATCTGCTGGCGGTTACGGAGATTTTACAAGCCTTTCTACAACATTAGGAAGTAGTAATACAATCACAATTACTCCAAGATGGACGGGAACTGTATATAATGAAGGGTATGCAGTATTTGTAGACTGGAACCGTGATGGAGATTTTACAGATGCAGGAGAGATTGTATACACTAGAGCAGCAACATCTGCTACTCCAATAACAGGAACATTTAGCGTGCCTTCTGGAGCATCTCAAGGAGCAACGAGAATGAGAGTTTCTATGAAGTATAACGGGATCCCTACAGCTTGTGAGAGTTTCCAGTATGGAGAAGTAGAGGATTATATTGTAAATGTGGTGAGTAGTGCTGGATTTGGAGCAAATGATGCTCAGAGCAGTCTAACCGAAGCAGCAGGAAGTGGAGAATTCTCTATATTCCCTAATCCTGTAACTCGCGGAGAGCTTTCAATTAACTTAAACGGCACAGAAGCAACTGCTGTGACTATCTATAATCTATTAGGGCAGGTAGTACACAAAGGTAATTTTGAAAACACACTTGATGTTTCAAGATTAGAGACTGGTGTTTATATTCTTGAAGTGGAAACTGCAACTACAAAAATGGTAAAACGTTTTATTAAGAAATAG
- a CDS encoding ABC transporter ATP-binding protein, whose product MQPQKILTVDQLSISFKQQGEVQEVIHNISFDLYKNEILAIVGESGSGKSVSSLAILGLLPKKNTLIEGTIVFENQSLLDTSEKDFQKIRGNEISMIFQEPMSSLNPSMRCGEQVVEILLQHTSLNRKSAKEETLRLFEKVKLPAVEKIYSAYPHEISGGQKQRVMIAMAIACKPKILIADEPTTALDVTVQQEIIVLLKELQLENQMSIIFISHDLSLVSEIADRVAVMYKGDIVEYAFAKALFSNPQHEYTKALLSARPSLDERLKKLPTIKDYLDKKPLSKAETKSERAEHLRNLYAQPPLLEVINVEKAYFSSAGIFAEDIAFKAVDDVSFSIYEGETLGLVGESGCGKSTLGNAILQLDKATAGTILYKGMAINEMRGAALRSLRKEIQIIFQDPFASLNPRLTVGQAIIEPMEVHKLYDSKSMRKQRVLELLERVGLEASHYDRYPHEFSGGQRQRIGIARTIAVNPKLIICDESVSALDISVQAQVLNLLNELKTDFGFTYIFISHDLAVVKYMSDQLVVMNKGKIEEIGDADHIYEQPEKEYTQKLIHAIPKGM is encoded by the coding sequence ATGCAGCCACAAAAAATCCTTACTGTAGACCAACTATCTATATCCTTTAAACAGCAAGGGGAAGTACAAGAAGTAATACATAACATTTCATTTGATCTTTATAAAAATGAAATTCTTGCTATTGTGGGTGAATCAGGGTCTGGAAAGAGTGTGTCATCACTCGCCATTCTAGGGCTTTTACCTAAGAAAAACACGCTTATTGAAGGCACCATAGTTTTTGAAAATCAATCATTACTAGATACTAGTGAAAAGGATTTTCAGAAAATACGAGGTAATGAAATCTCCATGATTTTTCAAGAACCTATGAGTAGTCTCAATCCGTCAATGCGTTGCGGTGAGCAAGTGGTAGAAATTCTTTTACAACATACTTCGCTCAACCGAAAATCTGCAAAGGAAGAAACCCTACGCTTATTTGAAAAGGTAAAGCTGCCCGCTGTAGAAAAGATTTATAGCGCCTATCCTCATGAGATTTCGGGAGGTCAAAAACAACGTGTAATGATTGCGATGGCTATCGCTTGTAAGCCTAAAATCCTTATTGCAGATGAGCCTACTACTGCCCTAGATGTTACCGTTCAGCAAGAGATTATAGTATTACTTAAGGAATTGCAGTTAGAAAATCAGATGAGTATTATTTTCATCTCTCATGACCTTTCCTTAGTGAGCGAGATTGCAGACAGGGTTGCTGTGATGTATAAAGGAGATATTGTTGAGTACGCTTTCGCGAAAGCGTTATTTTCAAACCCACAACATGAGTACACAAAAGCATTATTAAGTGCAAGACCGTCTCTAGATGAACGACTGAAAAAGTTACCAACGATAAAAGATTACCTAGATAAAAAACCACTTTCTAAAGCCGAAACAAAATCTGAAAGAGCCGAACATTTAAGAAATCTGTATGCACAACCACCTTTACTAGAGGTGATTAATGTAGAAAAAGCATACTTTTCTAGTGCCGGCATCTTCGCTGAAGATATTGCCTTTAAAGCGGTGGATGATGTTTCATTCTCTATTTATGAGGGAGAAACCTTAGGACTTGTAGGCGAGTCTGGTTGTGGTAAATCTACCCTGGGAAATGCCATCTTGCAATTAGATAAAGCTACTGCAGGAACCATTTTGTACAAAGGAATGGCTATTAATGAAATGCGTGGAGCAGCGCTGAGAAGTTTAAGAAAGGAAATACAAATCATTTTTCAAGATCCTTTTGCCTCTCTTAACCCCAGGCTCACTGTAGGTCAAGCCATTATAGAGCCTATGGAAGTCCATAAACTTTACGATTCTAAATCTATGAGAAAGCAGCGCGTGCTAGAGTTGCTAGAACGAGTGGGACTAGAAGCATCACATTATGATCGTTATCCTCATGAGTTTTCTGGAGGGCAGCGACAACGCATAGGGATTGCTCGTACTATTGCTGTAAATCCTAAATTAATTATTTGTGATGAGTCTGTAAGTGCGCTAGATATATCCGTACAAGCACAAGTGCTTAACCTTCTTAATGAACTTAAAACAGATTTTGGCTTTACCTATATTTTTATATCGCATGATCTCGCCGTAGTAAAATACATGTCTGACCAGCTAGTGGTTATGAATAAAGGTAAAATAGAAGAAATAGGGGATGCAGATCATATTTATGAACAACCCGAAAAAGAGTACACTCAAAAACTCATTCATGCTATTCCCAAAGGAATGTAA